The following coding sequences are from one Paenibacillus stellifer window:
- a CDS encoding YdeI/OmpD-associated family protein gives MEAKNTVIAKLNLHKYPEKLILNMPEGAGYFDELEFDTAFERERYDLIFIFVFQLDQLKDELNSVIARQALRDGGYLYFAYPKKKNPRYKDYIERDSLLPALSADEDGYVPGSTLKFSRMVSLDEVFTIVGLKSQAKAAGKKEASKSSQRVDDYIARIPDIERYLESDPEALKLYSGLTPGYRKDWARYVYSAKRPETQEKRLAEMKEILGKGYKTVELYRQRPEAQV, from the coding sequence ATGGAGGCGAAGAACACGGTAATCGCTAAACTGAACCTGCATAAATACCCGGAGAAGCTCATTCTGAACATGCCGGAGGGAGCCGGATATTTCGATGAACTGGAGTTCGATACGGCATTCGAACGGGAACGGTATGACCTGATTTTTATTTTTGTCTTCCAACTGGATCAGTTGAAGGACGAGCTTAATTCCGTTATTGCAAGGCAGGCGCTTCGTGACGGAGGGTATTTGTATTTCGCCTATCCGAAGAAAAAAAATCCGCGCTACAAAGATTACATCGAACGCGACAGCCTTCTGCCGGCCCTGTCCGCCGACGAGGATGGCTATGTGCCGGGCAGCACGCTCAAATTTTCCAGAATGGTGAGTCTGGATGAGGTGTTCACGATAGTCGGATTAAAATCGCAGGCGAAGGCAGCGGGGAAGAAAGAGGCGTCCAAGAGCAGTCAGAGGGTGGATGATTATATCGCCCGCATCCCCGACATCGAACGGTATTTGGAGAGCGATCCCGAGGCCCTGAAGCTGTACAGCGGACTCACACCGGGCTACCGGAAGGACTGGGCACGCTATGTATACAGCGCGAAGAGACCGGAGACTCAGGAGAAGCGGCTGGCTGAGATGAAGGAGATTCTGGGCAAGGGGTACAAAACCGTGGAGCTGTATCGGCAGCGGCCGGAAGCCCAGGTTTAA
- a CDS encoding aromatic ring-hydroxylating oxygenase subunit alpha, producing the protein MNTKAKSPADAAEMSLPRDCTFTENDWRVLSQYWYPVAIASEIGDKPVAVKLLDVKLVLYRSEGKVAVARDLCFHRGAPLSLGWVENGEIVCPYHGFRYNCEGACTAVPAHPGSKISPKLKLIMYPSVERYGLIWTCVGGGEENIPDFPGWEDPDFINILPPSFDIAGSAGRQMEGFLDVSHFAYVHTESFGDRNNTEVPQYQVRREGSELFADYWSTVSNYGKGQNVPVPEGFMWLRAFRVFPPFAASLTVHFPEDGKLMILNCASPVSARYTRLFVPISRNFDKDAPIEDTIKFNLQVFQEDAEMVEAQTPEDLPLDLMAEAHIPADRTSIAYRQALTELGLGRNYTS; encoded by the coding sequence ATGAACACAAAAGCCAAATCTCCCGCCGATGCCGCCGAAATGTCGCTTCCGCGCGACTGCACTTTTACCGAGAACGATTGGCGGGTGCTCTCCCAGTACTGGTATCCCGTGGCAATCGCCAGCGAAATCGGCGACAAGCCGGTCGCGGTCAAGCTGCTGGACGTCAAGCTCGTCCTGTACCGCAGCGAAGGCAAAGTAGCTGTCGCCAGAGACCTGTGCTTTCACCGCGGTGCTCCCCTTAGCCTCGGCTGGGTCGAGAACGGCGAAATCGTCTGTCCGTACCACGGTTTCCGCTATAACTGTGAAGGCGCCTGTACGGCAGTGCCCGCCCATCCGGGCAGTAAAATATCGCCGAAGCTGAAGCTGATCATGTATCCTTCCGTCGAACGTTATGGCTTGATCTGGACCTGTGTCGGCGGCGGCGAGGAGAATATTCCGGATTTCCCGGGATGGGAGGACCCCGATTTCATCAACATCCTGCCCCCCAGCTTCGATATCGCCGGATCGGCCGGACGCCAAATGGAAGGCTTCCTGGACGTGTCCCATTTCGCCTATGTTCATACCGAGAGCTTCGGCGACCGCAACAACACCGAGGTTCCGCAGTACCAGGTCCGCCGCGAAGGCAGCGAGCTGTTCGCCGACTACTGGAGCACGGTCAGCAACTACGGCAAGGGACAGAATGTGCCAGTGCCCGAGGGCTTCATGTGGCTCCGCGCCTTCCGCGTCTTCCCGCCGTTCGCCGCTTCGCTCACCGTTCATTTCCCGGAGGACGGCAAGCTGATGATCCTCAATTGCGCCTCCCCGGTATCAGCGCGGTATACGCGGCTGTTCGTTCCGATCTCCCGCAACTTCGACAAGGATGCGCCGATTGAGGACACCATCAAATTCAATCTTCAGGTGTTCCAGGAGGATGCCGAAATGGTGGAGGCCCAGACGCCGGAGGATCTGCCGCTGGATCTCATGGCGGAAGCCCATATTCCGGCCGACCGGACCTCGATCGCCTACCGGCAGGCCTTGACGGAACTCGGTCTGGGACGGAATTATACGTCATAA